The DNA sequence AGTAGCTTTAAAACCCTGATGCAGAAACAGAAGACATTGACTATCCGACCGAATCCGGATTAATAAATGGAGGCCTGGATCTTCTTCAAATAATCCCCTGTAACACCATTTATCGATAagccttcacacaaacacaccaccactTCAATAAACGTGCTTCAGAAGTCCTGAATGCCTAACTTCAGACGGCCCAATCACAGGCCCCGCCAGCTGTCACTTGCTCCCCACGGCCCAATCACAGGTCTCGAGTCGCCCCGCCTCTCCTCACCACGGCGCCCTTCCAGCCAGGCCCTACTTATTAGCGCTAGCGACTGCTAGCCTAGCACAAGAAGGCACAACATGAGGAGAAGACGGGCGTCTGGACTACAAAACAGAGAGAAAACCGTAACTAAGTCGCGCACTCAGTCGTAAGTATGTCCGAGTACAACCGAACACCGGTCGCTCACCCCAGAAACCCGAGCACGGACGACGGGGAGAGCGGACCGCCGCGCTCCGCTATCCCCGCCGTCTGTACTCGGTTTCCGGGGTGAGCCCCTCTCTCTGTGCACACGGCACGGAGGTCCGCGGTGCAGGGTGCACACATCCACCATGTGTACTCCCCAATGTTGTTTATGTGATCCACTTCCCGACGCATGCTGACTGCCCGGTCGCCGTGCACGATTTTCCCACGTTTTGCGGGGATCACAAATGCAATCATTGGCCATATGCAACCGGCTGTAGGTGTAGGCCCGAGGCACACTCTTCCTTCAACCGGTTGGGTTTAAGTACACGTAGTGTAAGGGGTGGTTGGAGTCAAAGGAGTGGAGAAGGGGACAGATTAACAGCTGTGAAACCTGCGTTGTTGTTGTCGATACATTGTcaactgtgtgtgagagagtatctGTATAGTATATTCCTCGGGGTGATCATGTGCcttgtaaccccccccccccgcacgccgcacgcacgcacacacacgccacccggaggattcatttattatttacagGACGTCAAACTGACCAACTAAGCTTGACCAGCCAGCGGGATTTACTCAACCACGCGTGACTATTTGTGTCGTGATGTCTGAACCAGGGGTGTGATGGTCGGGAGGAGAGCAACGGCCGTGCTGGTGGTGCTCCTGTGCCTTTGGGGCGGCGGTGTGCCGAGCGGTGCCCTGGCCGGGGCAGTCGAGTGTCCCACGACGGAGGGGGTCGGACGCTCCGGGGCGGACATGCCGTCAGCTGTGGTGGACATCCAGAAGGCGGAGTCGAGCCAGAGACACCACCTGGAGGCTCTGTTTAACCGGTGGGTTGGTGAGCGTCACGACCACAGccttgatttgtttactaaAGAAATCCATggaataacccccccccccccccatattcatattattttacaGTATGGCACACTGTATCCTAATGTAGCAACATCCAATGTTTAGGAACAAATATAGTTTCTTTctgtaaaataatataaaaaattgtTTCAAAAATGGTAAAGCTAATACAGTGGATTGTTGCGGAATTGGGATTGTGGGGAATTGGGATTGTGACTCCTACGCCACATCCTGTGGTATAGGAGTCACTCATCCTGTTCAGACACTTCCCCTGTGGATGACGGGAGGCTCGTGTGGTTGGCTGCGTCTGTAGCGCTGTTGTTGTCTTTGAGTGGATCTCTCAGCCGTGGAATCTGTTTGTGTATCTAGCGTCCTTCAAACACAAAAAGCCGTCGGAGTGCTTTACGTAAGGAAATAAACCTCTCCACGGTGTCCCGTGGTTGGAGGAGCCTGTACGACGGGGTTGTTATCCGCCTCTGAAGCACATCATCTTCCAATGAAAGGactcttctgattggttgatgtaACAACACAGTTTCCGTCAGCGATTAGATATTGGTTATTTTCGTTCTTGCCGTTCAATCAGCTGAAAGAAAAACACTCTTCCACGGTGCTTTGTGCATTACATTTTTTGCGTTGTCTGGGTAACAAGTGGtttgctgttgtttttaataTCGGATGTGTAGACTAGTTAATCGATATAGGTGTCTCGGGATGGAAAtcattgttaaataatgaagtATTTAACAATGCTGTGGTATAGACAGACGTTTATAGAATCACGTTTTTAAAGTCCCTTTTAAAAGAACAAATGATGAAGGATGATGCCTCGAAAGAGACATgccaaataaacaaaatggtaaaataataaattagcCGGTACAGACCATTTATCTAATACAATCCTGAGAACGGAAACGTTTTGAGCCCTGACCTACCTGGAGGATTTGTGGAGGTTTGTTCCTGGTATGTGGTGGGTGGATGACCACTAAACGCTGGTTCCTCGTACCAGACCGCCGTCTGGGGGTTTCGGCCCTCAGTAGGGAGGGGGCTTATGTTTATCTTGCACGTCTCCTGTGGGTCAGTACGGATCAACGGGCGTAGCTTTTGTAAACGTTATCCAAAGCCGCCGAGTTCACCGAAAACAGCCGTCCCACCCTCTAAAGCCCTGGTGGTTAAAAGCACGGTTCAAAGGAACACAGTAACGCCGCTCCTAGTCACCGACAACGCAACAAAAACGTTCTCACGTCCCAATAAAACGAGGTAACAGGAGGGAGCCTATTCAAATAAGATGTAAAAACTCTGTTCATTAACTAACGAGTTAATTGGTTGGCTAACGATGTTCCTGTTGACCCCTTCCAGCTACGGGGAGAACGGGACCATCTCCCTGGCCTCCCTTAAGAGCTTGCTCCAAAACATCGGCCTGGACCGCGTCCGGACCGTGACGGTCCAGcaccgccaccatcaccaccacggcGACCATCCCCACGGCGACAACGATGCACACAACCTCAGGTAGCTGCGGCTAAAGGAGTCGATGCCGTGATGATAAAAGTTTGCAAGGGTATTGGTCGTAGGACTAGATGATGGGAGCAGGGTTCTTTGAGTGGTTCCTCCCAACACAACACTAATGGGTCGTCATGGTGATGTCTGGTGTCATCGTCATGGTGAGGCACCAGGAAATGACAACTATTTCCATGTTGGTAGTGGGATATCGTAGGATGAAAGTGCCATGAATACCTATTTAGGGTTTAAAGGTtatgggttcgatccccgactCTGCAGTCAAAGCCGTAGGATGGCAGAAATGTAACCCCTATGTCTGCTCCTTGATGGGCCGATATAACGTAGAATCATGACATTCGCTCCTATCATTGGCCTCGGACGATGGCGTCGACCAGCGGACCACTATGCACTAGGGTTGTGTCGAGTTAGCTTTCCCATGATGCTCCTCTCCAGCTTGACGCTCACGGACAGCCGTCCGTCGACGGCAGCGCGGCTCTCCGACTCGCCCGAGCAGCAGGCTCCGTCCCCGGGGAGAGGTCCAGGCGCCGGGCACCGCAAGCGCCGGGCCGACAGCGACGGCCCCACGGGGCGCGGGCTGGATggggaccaccaccaccaggaccaTGACGACCACGATGACCCCCATCACGACCATGATGAGCACCATCGGGATCCCCTCGATCAGGTCCACCGGGAccagcccctccaccaccaccacggccacaATCAAGACACTGATCACGAGCACCACGATGGGCACCGCCGCCTGGGCCTGGGCGGCCCCGACACGGCCCCCGACCGCAGTCTGGGCAGCGCAGAGGTACTgtgaacactcacacactcacccgcTCACTCCCTGTGTGTATAGCAGTGCTCACGgcccatgctctctctccccccccccccccccccccccccccccccgcagtgtCAGAACGCCTCGGAGGTCCTGAGGACCCACGGCATGGCCCGGGACGTGGCCCTGACACTGGGGGACTTCCGCTACCTCTGCCCGGCCCTCCTCCACCAGATCTCCTCGGGGTCCTGCATCCTCCACCGAGATCCCGCCGGGCACGGAGCCacaggtcagccccccccccccccccacctttacTAATGCCCGGAGCTGTTGATTGGGCGCTACGAATGTCTGTATCAAATgcgtctgtacgtagctcatagccaatcgtatCAATCATATGATCGATACGATTGTATGTAGAGCGACAGAAATTCTTTGTAATTAAATAGTTTAGCCAGAAGTTgctattttttcaaaataatcGTGCGTTCTAAACTACTTGGGACACTATCTAAGGCTGCATCGAAGGGTAACTTTGCGTCTGCTGCCATGTTGGCTCCATAGATATAAACAAACTACAAGCTTCGGTGTGtcgcatagacgtcgtcatcgtaTTGCTGTCCCCCCCctttctgtgattggttccttCACTGAagcgaaaatcggatccatggatTCCAGGCTGCCTCGCAGCGCGAAATGAAATCGCAcgcaaggcagcatggctaTACCAAGGCTAATCTATTGTCACCAATCAgagcatctcttccctgatcgGTCTGGCAAAcacatcttgcctgtcaatcacaggtgggAGAAACTTCAACACagccagtgagtgagtgaaaaagtaaaagtgtGATTTGCGATGTTCCTTTCTTCTCCTTCCAGGGAACGATTctcacacgcacaaccacagtCGTCACGGTAACCACGATCACGAAGACCGACGGGGGGACAGCCGAAAGAGCGTCGCCACGGGTACGATTTGGAACCCTCCGGTCTTTTCCACGCCGCATTCGCACcatactggggggggggaaacggcgTAGCTGGAACAATTCCCCCCTCCTTCAGGGACTCTGAAAGAGGGTCGCTGAGGTCGTACGGTCCCACGCAAACGTTATCCGGAAAAAAGGTTCCGGTCGGGTCTGAGCCGGTTATGTATTCGGGCTTCACTGACTTCTCAGGATTCGGCAAATTGGCAATAAAccacgtcaacaacaacatgattaaaaaaaacatggcctGCCACCTCGGAGCAATCTTTATTTTGGCGGCCTCTGGGCCCCGAGTCACAGCTTCTCGGAGCTGTCGCTAAGGGCTCGGACGTAGAACCTGGGTGACGTGGACGGCGCTCGTTGGTAATTGCGGTAACTGTGGCCTGACTGTGTGGACCCAGTAGACCGCAGCTACCCTGTGTTATGGTGTATGGGCACGTTATGCCTTATGGGTGTGTTATGGTTTATGGGTACGtcataccgtgtgtgtgtgtgtgtgtgtgtgttataccatgtgtgtttgtcttatgGTTTATGGGTACGTTATACTGTGTTTGTTATGGTTTATGGGTACGttataccgtgtgtgtgtgtgtgtgttatggtttATGGGTACGTCGTATCGTGTGCGTGTCTTATGGTttattggtatgtgtgtgtgtgttatggtttATGGGTACGttattccgtgtgtgtgtgtgtgtgtgtttatggtttatctgtgtgtgcagcGTGGGCAGGGGGCTTCGTGTCCATCACGATCATCAGCCTGCTGTCTCTGCTCGGGGTCGTCCTCATCCCCCTCATGAACAAGGTGTTCTTCAACTTCCTGCTCAGCTTCCTGGTGGCGCTCGCCGTGGGCACGCTCAGTGGCGACGccttcctccacctcatcccccACGTACGTCCTGGTACACCCCCCGTACACCTCACCCCCACAGGTCCAGCCCCCACATGTGTCCTGACCTCGGCCCCTGCCGTTGTCATCTCATGACGGACCGTGTGGAAGAGGATGctagagagggcgggactttcaatgacaggtttagaggagagagagagggcgggacttttcAATGACaggtttagaggagagagagggcgggactttcagtgacatgggtttagaggtgagagagggcgggactttcattgacatgggtttagaggagagagggcgggactttcaatgacaggtttagaggagagagagggcgggactttcaatgacaggtttagaggagagagagggcgggactttcattgacatgggtttagaggtgagagagggcgggactttcattgacatgggtttagaggtgagagagggcgggactttcagtgacatgggtttagaggtgagagagggcgggactttcattgacatgggtttagaggagagagagggcgggactttcagtgaCATGGTTTAGAGGTgagggagggcgggactttcattgacatgggtttagaggagagagagggcgggactttcagtgacatgggtttagaggagagagagggcgggactttcattgacatgggtttagaggagagagagggggcgggactttCGATGTcatgggtttagaggagagagagagggcgggactttcagtgaCATGGGTttaggggagagagatagggcgggactttcagtgaCATAGCTTtataggagagagggagggactttcAGTAACTTGGGTTTTGCAGAGTTTATAAAGGTGTTTAGATATTGTGTATGTTTAAATACAGATGATGGTTAATTCTAGGTCCAGATGTTGTCGACGTTTAGCTCCAGATGTTGTCAACATTTAGCTCCAGATGTGGTCCATGGTTAGCTCCAGATGTTCAAATTTAGCTGAAGATGATGTCCATGGTTAGCTCCAGATGTTTTCCACGTTTAGCTTCAGATGTTGTCAACATTTTAGCTCCGGATGTTGTCCACGGTCACCTCCCCAGATGCGAGTCTCTAACGtgcctccaccttctccagtCCCAggccacccaccacctccatcaccaccaccaccaccacgaggtTGCTGGGCCGGAGGGGGCGGGACCGGGTCTCCACGGCGACCAGGAGGAGAACCTGGACGGCGTGTGGAAGGGGCTGACGGCGCTCAGCGGCGTCTACGTCATGTTCCTCATCGAACACTTCCT is a window from the Gadus chalcogrammus isolate NIFS_2021 chromosome 8, NIFS_Gcha_1.0, whole genome shotgun sequence genome containing:
- the slc39a6 gene encoding zinc transporter ZIP6 isoform X3, encoding MRRRRASGLQNREKTVTKSRTQSGVMVGRRATAVLVVLLCLWGGGVPSGALAGAVECPTTEGVGRSGADMPSAVVDIQKAESSQRHHLEALFNRYGENGTISLASLKSLLQNIGLDRVRTVTVQHRHHHHHGDHPHGDNDAHNLSLTLTDSRPSTAARLSDSPEQQAPSPGRGPGAGHRKRRADSDGPTGRGLDGDHHHQDHDDHDDPHHDHDEHHRDPLDQVHRDQPLHHHHGHNQDTDHEHHDGHRRLGLGGPDTAPDRSLGSAECQNASEVLRTHGMARDVALTLGDFRYLCPALLHQISSGSCILHRDPAGHGATAWAGGFVSITIISLLSLLGVVLIPLMNKVFFNFLLSFLVALAVGTLSGDAFLHLIPHSQATHHLHHHHHHHEVAGPEGAGPGLHGDQEENLDGVWKGLTALSGVYVMFLIEHFLTLGKMYKDRKKIQKKWDSRDKDLEEVPALEENHLKPHEDAEANGGGALAEEQQLMLVPAEAAAAGAAGHARPPDAAYTDQDCEHKCHSHFHDTVGQSDHHHHHDYHHILHHHHSQNHHPHSHAQSYSQEHFEQVGVAALAWMVIMGDGLHNFSDGLAIGAAFSEGLSSGLSTSVAVFCHELPHELGDFAVLLKSGMTVRQAILYNVLSAMMAYLGMGVGIVIGHYAENVSMWIFALTAGLFMYVALVDMMPEMLHNNAGEQGVGHCGFFLLQNAGILLGFAIMLLIAVFEHKIQLDLGY
- the slc39a6 gene encoding zinc transporter ZIP6 isoform X2: MQSLAICNRLGVMVGRRATAVLVVLLCLWGGGVPSGALAGAVECPTTEGVGRSGADMPSAVVDIQKAESSQRHHLEALFNRYGENGTISLASLKSLLQNIGLDRVRTVTVQHRHHHHHGDHPHGDNDAHNLSLTLTDSRPSTAARLSDSPEQQAPSPGRGPGAGHRKRRADSDGPTGRGLDGDHHHQDHDDHDDPHHDHDEHHRDPLDQVHRDQPLHHHHGHNQDTDHEHHDGHRRLGLGGPDTAPDRSLGSAECQNASEVLRTHGMARDVALTLGDFRYLCPALLHQISSGSCILHRDPAGHGATGNDSHTHNHSRHGNHDHEDRRGDSRKSVATAWAGGFVSITIISLLSLLGVVLIPLMNKVFFNFLLSFLVALAVGTLSGDAFLHLIPHSQATHHLHHHHHHHEVAGPEGAGPGLHGDQEENLDGVWKGLTALSGVYVMFLIEHFLTLGKMYKDRKKIQKKWDSRDKDLEEVPALEENHLKPHEDAEANGGGALAEEQQLMLVPAEAAAAGAAGHARPPDAAYTDQDCEHKCHSHFHDTVGQSDHHHHHDYHHILHHHHSQNHHPHSHAQSYSQEHFEQVGVAALAWMVIMGDGLHNFSDGLAIGAAFSEGLSSGLSTSVAVFCHELPHELGDFAVLLKSGMTVRQAILYNVLSAMMAYLGMGVGIVIGHYAENVSMWIFALTAGLFMYVALVDMMPEMLHNNAGEQGVGHCGFFLLQNAGILLGFAIMLLIAVFEHKIQLDLGY
- the slc39a6 gene encoding zinc transporter ZIP6 isoform X1; amino-acid sequence: MRRRRASGLQNREKTVTKSRTQSGVMVGRRATAVLVVLLCLWGGGVPSGALAGAVECPTTEGVGRSGADMPSAVVDIQKAESSQRHHLEALFNRYGENGTISLASLKSLLQNIGLDRVRTVTVQHRHHHHHGDHPHGDNDAHNLSLTLTDSRPSTAARLSDSPEQQAPSPGRGPGAGHRKRRADSDGPTGRGLDGDHHHQDHDDHDDPHHDHDEHHRDPLDQVHRDQPLHHHHGHNQDTDHEHHDGHRRLGLGGPDTAPDRSLGSAECQNASEVLRTHGMARDVALTLGDFRYLCPALLHQISSGSCILHRDPAGHGATGNDSHTHNHSRHGNHDHEDRRGDSRKSVATAWAGGFVSITIISLLSLLGVVLIPLMNKVFFNFLLSFLVALAVGTLSGDAFLHLIPHSQATHHLHHHHHHHEVAGPEGAGPGLHGDQEENLDGVWKGLTALSGVYVMFLIEHFLTLGKMYKDRKKIQKKWDSRDKDLEEVPALEENHLKPHEDAEANGGGALAEEQQLMLVPAEAAAAGAAGHARPPDAAYTDQDCEHKCHSHFHDTVGQSDHHHHHDYHHILHHHHSQNHHPHSHAQSYSQEHFEQVGVAALAWMVIMGDGLHNFSDGLAIGAAFSEGLSSGLSTSVAVFCHELPHELGDFAVLLKSGMTVRQAILYNVLSAMMAYLGMGVGIVIGHYAENVSMWIFALTAGLFMYVALVDMMPEMLHNNAGEQGVGHCGFFLLQNAGILLGFAIMLLIAVFEHKIQLDLGY